In Actinoplanes sp. NBC_00393, a single genomic region encodes these proteins:
- a CDS encoding acetamidase/formamidase family protein has protein sequence MDGIQKLRDALGRRTFLQAIAAVGVGSTAAAAMPSAAAATVAKAPKGILQPGKGPIHGRHYLRSRPDEVRWGYLPSTSSDPVLRMRSGETVTVDTVSHEGILEDQGRDPVAWFAQHGVKRGEVLTDAIAIAKDYDRTARNFDVDGPHVVTGPIHVDGAEPGDVLKIEILSALPRVPYGVVSSRHGKGALPRLAGGAVPAGISEAEIMPPVATDGRPTGDPRKYGNVSVFTPVRTARGGALTGVLPRGSSKNVAFPLNPFMGMMGVAFAAAPSLTDPALNSIPPTLGGGNIDINLLGHGATFYLPVFAEGALFYVGDPHMAMGNGEVALTAMEGSLRATYRLTVVKKGRPGAPSVAFGYPFAETPDAWVPIGLSDPDGAQNGQGNDLDIAMRRAVVNALDFLEHDLGMHRAVAYAYLSAAADFSISQVVDRTVGVHAVIPKDHF, from the coding sequence GTGGACGGTATTCAGAAACTTCGGGATGCGCTCGGGCGGCGTACTTTTCTGCAGGCCATCGCGGCCGTCGGCGTCGGCAGCACGGCAGCGGCCGCGATGCCGTCCGCGGCCGCGGCGACCGTCGCGAAAGCCCCGAAGGGCATCCTGCAGCCCGGCAAGGGCCCCATCCACGGGCGGCACTACCTGCGCTCCCGGCCCGACGAGGTGCGCTGGGGCTACCTGCCGTCGACCAGCAGCGACCCGGTGCTGCGCATGCGCTCCGGTGAGACGGTCACCGTGGACACGGTCTCGCACGAGGGCATCCTGGAGGATCAGGGCCGCGACCCGGTCGCCTGGTTCGCACAGCACGGCGTCAAGCGCGGCGAGGTGCTCACCGATGCGATCGCGATCGCCAAGGACTACGACCGTACGGCGCGCAACTTCGATGTCGACGGACCGCATGTCGTCACCGGCCCCATTCATGTGGACGGCGCCGAGCCCGGTGACGTACTCAAGATCGAGATTCTGTCGGCGCTGCCTCGCGTGCCGTACGGCGTCGTGTCGAGCCGGCACGGCAAAGGCGCGCTGCCGCGCCTGGCCGGCGGCGCTGTCCCGGCCGGCATCTCCGAGGCGGAGATCATGCCGCCGGTGGCCACCGACGGCCGCCCGACCGGCGACCCCCGCAAGTACGGCAACGTCTCCGTCTTCACCCCGGTGCGCACCGCGCGCGGCGGCGCCCTCACCGGCGTCCTGCCGCGCGGCTCGTCGAAGAACGTCGCCTTCCCGCTCAACCCGTTCATGGGCATGATGGGCGTCGCCTTCGCCGCCGCGCCTTCGCTCACCGACCCGGCACTGAACTCGATCCCGCCCACCCTCGGCGGCGGCAACATCGACATCAACCTGCTCGGCCACGGCGCCACGTTCTACCTGCCGGTCTTCGCTGAGGGCGCGCTGTTCTACGTCGGCGACCCGCACATGGCGATGGGCAACGGCGAGGTGGCGCTGACCGCGATGGAGGGTTCGCTGCGCGCCACCTACCGGCTGACCGTGGTGAAGAAGGGCCGCCCGGGAGCGCCGTCGGTGGCGTTCGGCTACCCGTTCGCCGAGACGCCGGACGCCTGGGTGCCGATCGGCCTGTCCGACCCGGACGGCGCCCAGAACGGCCAGGGCAACGACCTGGACATCGCGATGCGGCGTGCGGTGGTCAACGCGCTGGACTTTCTGGAGCACGATCTGGGCATGCACCGGGCGGTGGCGTACGCGTACCTGTCGGCGGCCGCCGACTTCTCGATCTCTCAGGTGGTCGACCGGACGGTGGGCGTGCACGCGGTCATCCCGAAGGACCACTTCTGA
- a CDS encoding cellulose binding domain-containing protein, with protein sequence MHIPSLSRALAGALLLTGVVLAPSGVQAAAPATTRVDVDVRAGLATVGDVALGVNHAIWDKELGTTAVSDLLKDAGVQMLRYPGGSYADIYHWRDHTAPGGYVAPNTDFDTFMAGAQRTGAEPMIIANYGTGTAQEAADWVEYANVTKDYDVTYWTIGNENYGNGHYGANWEADEHADKSPKEYASTVLAYAQAMKAVDPDIKIGAVLTMPGNWPDAIVGPGDTGSWNQEVLTRAGSVIDFVDVHWYPGGSTAAETLTKPAQIQDAVHLLQQQIHRYAGPSADRIRISMTETNVDIGRNTQPGALFLADVYSGLLAQGVFTVHWWNVHNGLGTISEVAGETDYGDFGLLSSGNCNADNTVCQPPLNTPFAPYHALSLLGDFARPGDRFIGAGTDNAQVSAHAVRRANGDVAVLMINKDPEAEQTVALNYHGFTAAGSTPTVATYTNGADEITTGPAGTAAAQTLPPYSISLLTLKPAGPIAAGPKAPARPTATATDRTATITWPAAGSGIKYEVYRQNGGASELLGETTGTSLTARNLEPGRRYTVNVLARDGAGRVSPASPPLTFTTGTPAESACTVKFRNTTDWGNGYVGAIDITNNAASALGNWTLTFTWPTTWQTVSNGWNATWNSSGRTVRVTGENSLAAGGTTAVGFVGNYSGPNVPPAVFTLNGTVCTSI encoded by the coding sequence GTGCACATCCCATCCCTTTCCCGGGCGCTGGCGGGCGCCCTCCTGCTGACCGGCGTGGTCCTCGCGCCATCCGGCGTGCAAGCCGCCGCCCCCGCCACCACCAGGGTCGACGTCGACGTGCGGGCCGGACTCGCGACCGTCGGTGACGTCGCGCTCGGCGTCAACCACGCCATCTGGGACAAGGAGCTCGGCACCACCGCCGTCTCCGACCTGCTCAAGGACGCCGGGGTGCAGATGCTGCGCTACCCCGGCGGCTCCTACGCCGACATCTACCACTGGCGCGACCACACCGCGCCGGGCGGCTACGTCGCCCCGAACACCGACTTCGACACCTTCATGGCCGGGGCCCAGCGCACCGGCGCCGAGCCGATGATCATCGCCAACTACGGCACCGGGACCGCTCAGGAGGCCGCCGACTGGGTCGAGTACGCGAACGTCACCAAGGACTACGACGTCACCTACTGGACGATCGGCAACGAGAACTACGGCAACGGCCACTACGGCGCGAACTGGGAGGCCGACGAGCACGCCGACAAGAGCCCGAAGGAGTACGCGTCGACGGTCCTCGCCTACGCGCAGGCGATGAAGGCCGTCGACCCGGACATCAAGATCGGCGCCGTGCTGACCATGCCGGGCAACTGGCCGGACGCGATCGTCGGCCCCGGTGACACCGGCAGCTGGAACCAGGAGGTGCTCACCCGCGCCGGCTCGGTGATCGACTTCGTCGACGTGCACTGGTACCCGGGCGGCAGCACCGCGGCCGAGACCCTGACCAAACCCGCACAGATCCAGGATGCGGTTCACCTTCTGCAGCAGCAGATTCATCGGTACGCCGGACCGAGCGCCGACCGCATTCGCATCAGCATGACCGAGACCAACGTCGACATCGGCCGGAACACCCAGCCCGGCGCGCTGTTCCTGGCCGACGTGTACAGCGGCCTGCTCGCCCAGGGCGTCTTCACCGTGCACTGGTGGAACGTGCACAACGGCCTCGGCACGATCTCCGAGGTGGCGGGCGAGACCGACTACGGCGACTTCGGGCTGCTGTCCAGCGGCAACTGCAACGCCGACAACACGGTCTGCCAGCCGCCGTTGAACACGCCGTTCGCCCCGTACCATGCGCTGTCCCTGCTGGGTGATTTTGCCCGGCCGGGTGACCGGTTCATCGGCGCCGGCACCGACAATGCGCAGGTGAGCGCGCACGCGGTGCGGCGGGCCAACGGTGACGTCGCGGTCCTGATGATCAACAAGGATCCGGAGGCGGAGCAGACCGTCGCCCTGAACTACCACGGGTTCACCGCGGCCGGCAGCACCCCGACGGTCGCCACTTACACCAACGGCGCCGACGAGATCACCACCGGCCCGGCCGGCACCGCTGCGGCGCAGACGCTTCCGCCGTACTCCATCTCGCTCTTGACCTTGAAACCCGCCGGGCCGATCGCGGCCGGGCCGAAGGCGCCGGCGCGGCCCACTGCGACCGCGACCGACCGCACCGCGACCATCACCTGGCCGGCGGCCGGCTCCGGGATCAAATACGAGGTGTACCGGCAGAACGGCGGCGCCAGCGAACTGCTCGGCGAGACCACCGGCACCTCGCTGACCGCCCGCAACCTGGAACCGGGCCGCCGCTACACGGTCAACGTGCTGGCCCGCGACGGCGCCGGCCGGGTCTCGCCCGCCTCACCGCCGCTGACCTTCACCACCGGCACGCCCGCCGAGTCGGCCTGCACGGTGAAGTTCCGCAACACCACCGACTGGGGCAACGGCTACGTCGGGGCGATCGACATCACCAACAACGCGGCGAGCGCCCTGGGCAACTGGACGCTCACCTTCACCTGGCCGACCACGTGGCAGACGGTGAGCAACGGCTGGAACGCCACCTGGAACTCCAGCGGCCGCACGGTACGCGTGACCGGCGAAAACAGCCTGGCCGCCGGGGGCACCACCGCGGTCGGCTTCGTCGGCAACTACAGCGGGCCGAACGTGCCGCCCGCGGTCTTCACCCTCAACGGCACCGTCTGCACCAGCATCTGA
- a CDS encoding SAM-dependent methyltransferase, with protein sequence MSEQIWTPVAHVRGGRAEVFDDAWDEVGAVIRLDAAQFGEEALYGLDAFSHLEVVFHFDRVPIGKIETGARHPRGNTDWPLVGIFAQRGKNRPNRLGVSRCRLHRVDGLDLHVSGLDAVEGTPVLDIKPYMTEFGPRGEVRQPGWATEIMRDYY encoded by the coding sequence ATGAGCGAGCAGATCTGGACTCCGGTGGCCCACGTGCGAGGCGGCCGCGCCGAGGTGTTCGACGACGCCTGGGACGAGGTGGGCGCCGTGATCCGCCTGGACGCCGCGCAGTTCGGCGAGGAGGCGCTCTACGGCCTGGACGCCTTCTCCCACCTGGAGGTGGTGTTCCATTTCGACCGCGTGCCGATCGGGAAGATCGAGACCGGCGCCCGGCATCCGCGCGGCAACACCGACTGGCCGCTGGTCGGCATCTTCGCGCAGCGCGGCAAGAACCGGCCGAACCGGCTCGGCGTCTCCCGCTGCCGGCTGCACCGGGTGGACGGCCTCGACCTGCACGTCAGCGGCCTGGACGCGGTCGAGGGCACCCCGGTGCTCGACATCAAGCCGTACATGACCGAATTCGGTCCGCGCGGCGAGGTCCGCCAGCCCGGCTGGGCGACCGAGATCATGCGCGACTACTACTGA
- a CDS encoding metallophosphoesterase: MRILHLSDTHLTQASGPNGDGVDTRDSLRRILYDCRELPGLDAVVVTGDIADDGSREAYVAARELVGGFAGERGIPAIFSTGNHDERVAFAGVLGSGHRDAGGQDRPDQQFDGDARAAVTLVDGYRVITLDSLVPGKGFGEISGAQLAWLRNVLVAPAPRGSILAFHHPPVAVPGVTVQDALGLRNAAELAEAIAGSDVRLILCGHFHLQIFGMLAGVPVWVTPGVVTRIDLTATPGAERAVHGASATLVDLGGPHSPVLHTLHARDPQAGRTAYDIDAAELAAVIAKLGKA; this comes from the coding sequence ATGCGGATCTTGCACTTGTCGGACACCCACCTCACTCAAGCGTCCGGGCCGAACGGCGACGGCGTTGACACCCGGGACTCCCTGCGGCGCATCCTGTATGACTGTCGCGAGCTACCCGGGCTCGACGCGGTGGTGGTCACTGGGGACATCGCCGATGACGGCTCGCGGGAGGCGTATGTCGCCGCGCGGGAGCTGGTCGGCGGCTTCGCCGGGGAGCGGGGCATCCCGGCGATCTTCAGCACTGGCAACCACGATGAGCGGGTGGCGTTCGCCGGTGTGCTCGGCAGCGGTCACCGTGATGCCGGCGGGCAGGATCGGCCGGATCAGCAGTTCGACGGTGATGCCCGCGCCGCGGTCACCCTGGTCGACGGGTATCGGGTGATCACGCTGGACTCACTCGTACCGGGCAAGGGTTTCGGGGAGATCAGCGGAGCGCAACTCGCCTGGCTGCGCAACGTCCTGGTGGCGCCGGCGCCGCGCGGCAGCATCCTCGCCTTTCATCATCCGCCAGTCGCCGTGCCCGGTGTCACCGTGCAGGACGCGCTCGGGCTGCGCAACGCGGCCGAGCTGGCCGAGGCGATCGCCGGGAGCGACGTGCGGCTGATCCTTTGCGGACATTTCCACCTGCAGATCTTCGGGATGCTCGCGGGTGTGCCGGTCTGGGTGACGCCCGGCGTGGTGACCCGCATCGATCTGACCGCCACGCCCGGCGCCGAACGGGCGGTGCACGGCGCGTCCGCGACCCTGGTCGACCTCGGCGGCCCGCACTCGCCGGTGCTGCACACCCTGCACGCCCGGGACCCGCAGGCCGGCCGGACCGCCTACGACATCGACGCCGCGGAACTCGCCGCCGTCATCGCCAAGCTGGGGAAGGCCTGA
- a CDS encoding methyl-accepting chemotaxis protein, whose translation MATGTNPMRRLLANRRVSTKIMTAVGIVAVFSVGDGMFALTSLGATNDQVKDAYVQNHELNTIGNLRSAVNRVWLGADDYQLATTDQQRTDAEAAITAAEKQVTEYAQAYGTYPISAGARTSLTSFQSNWAQFAELLDGKLLPLAEAGKTKQLAALRTGELAEKRAAVRTDLTALADITVASGAEHQDTAQDRYDSTRFWVIALLAACTALGLLLAAAIARMIVKPLARNVEALKRIADGDLTARVEVDSADEVGHMSSALNTTASAMSGIVGRITDSSALLASASEQMSAVASQLSASAEQTAAQVGTVSDSAGQVSDSVRTVSAGADEMGVSIREISTNANEAAGVAADAARAAETTNAGVLRLGEASHQIGTVVAMITSIAEQTNLLALNATIEAARAGEMGKGFAVVASEEKDLAQETARATQEITAQVSAIQAESTSAVTAIQQIGQVITTINDYTTTIAAAVEEQTATTAEISRSVGQAAAGSASIAGTIAGVAEASRQVTAGATETQQTAAELARTAAQLQQTVAAYRI comes from the coding sequence ATGGCTACCGGAACCAACCCCATGCGGAGGCTGTTGGCCAACCGGCGGGTCAGCACGAAGATCATGACCGCGGTGGGGATCGTGGCCGTGTTCAGCGTCGGCGACGGGATGTTCGCGCTCACCAGCCTGGGCGCCACCAACGACCAGGTCAAAGACGCCTACGTGCAGAACCATGAGCTGAACACCATCGGCAACCTGCGCAGTGCGGTGAACCGGGTCTGGCTCGGCGCCGACGACTACCAGCTGGCGACCACGGACCAGCAGCGTACGGACGCCGAGGCGGCGATCACCGCCGCCGAGAAGCAGGTGACCGAGTACGCCCAGGCGTACGGAACCTATCCGATCAGTGCCGGCGCCCGGACCTCGCTCACCTCGTTCCAGAGCAACTGGGCCCAGTTCGCCGAGCTGCTCGACGGCAAGCTGCTGCCGCTCGCCGAAGCGGGGAAGACCAAACAGCTGGCCGCCCTGCGCACCGGCGAACTCGCCGAGAAGCGCGCCGCGGTCCGCACCGACCTGACCGCCCTCGCCGACATCACCGTCGCCAGCGGCGCCGAACACCAGGACACCGCGCAGGACCGGTACGACTCCACCCGCTTCTGGGTGATCGCCCTGCTCGCCGCCTGCACCGCACTCGGCCTGCTGCTCGCCGCCGCGATCGCCCGCATGATCGTCAAGCCGCTGGCCCGCAACGTCGAGGCCCTCAAGCGCATCGCCGACGGCGACCTGACCGCCCGGGTCGAGGTGGACAGCGCCGACGAGGTGGGTCACATGTCTTCGGCGCTCAATACGACCGCCTCGGCGATGTCGGGGATCGTCGGCCGGATCACCGACAGCTCGGCGTTGCTCGCCTCCGCCTCGGAGCAGATGTCGGCGGTGGCGTCCCAGCTGTCCGCCTCGGCGGAGCAGACCGCGGCCCAGGTCGGCACGGTGTCGGACTCGGCCGGGCAGGTGTCCGACAGCGTCCGCACGGTGTCCGCGGGCGCCGACGAGATGGGCGTGTCCATCCGGGAGATCTCCACCAACGCGAACGAGGCGGCCGGCGTCGCCGCCGACGCGGCCCGGGCCGCCGAGACCACCAACGCTGGCGTCCTGCGGCTCGGCGAAGCCTCCCACCAGATCGGTACGGTCGTCGCGATGATCACCTCGATCGCCGAGCAGACCAACCTGCTGGCCCTCAACGCGACCATCGAGGCCGCCCGCGCCGGTGAGATGGGCAAGGGGTTCGCGGTCGTCGCGTCCGAGGAAAAGGACCTCGCCCAGGAGACCGCCCGGGCCACCCAGGAGATCACCGCGCAGGTGTCGGCGATCCAGGCGGAGAGCACGTCGGCGGTGACCGCGATCCAGCAGATCGGCCAGGTCATCACCACGATCAACGACTACACGACGACGATCGCGGCCGCCGTGGAGGAGCAGACGGCGACCACGGCCGAGATCTCCCGCAGCGTGGGCCAGGCGGCTGCAGGCTCGGCCAGCATCGCCGGCACCATCGCCGGCGTCGCCGAGGCATCCCGCCAGGTCACCGCCGGCGCCACCGAGACCCAGCAGACCGCGGCCGAGCTGGCCCGCACGGCCGCCCAGCTGCAGCAGACAGTCGCCGCCTACCGAATCTGA
- a CDS encoding AAA family ATPase, translated as MTDASARTSRFVGRGRELRVLDDVLAAAAGGEGGAVLVSGRAGIGKTALCRETARRARQAGFTVAWGSCWPGGGAPPWWPWQEILAGLDEPRGAALLAAGPHLDPERFARFSAIEELLGARAPLLVVVDDVHAADAGTLLLTRFLARDVARRPMMMLLARRDTTPDPLSGVADTLISLSGLDLAETEALLRTRWARIEPGLLATVHRITGGHPLHLRRVMAVGGAEPARGCVREVIGDAVDRLSEPARALLSTAAVLGPAPSVPEAAALSCTSPAGVRAALREAAGDGLVEHGQRSRFVFSHEVVREVLLARLTPAQELDAHARAADLLDGAAVSGADRPVRHAHHALQAADRSAADARRAVAACRTAARVMLDTFGYESAADLLAAAVAVPQPAEPRAPLLVEYAEAVLRCGRLAEARKLFDEAAQVAVAERDTVALAGAAVGLGGMWINEHRNRLDRERVAGLQRRALAELPAEQTRLRCRLRVRLTAEAVYQGGPVAPVLAALDEARRLGDGPVLAEALSLAHHALLTPRHTADRLPLAEELTAVAAKAGEGMLALLGLCWQAVDLFHLGDPRAERALAELRQRADALGCRSIQHMAAALETMLLVRAGRLADAEERAYACFELGTLAGDADATGFLGAQLMSIRWLQGREAEMLPMVEEIVGAQRGGRGPGGRTLSGSSFDQSGPRDPGAGAGRSAVRRAGRDDPAAAAGRAGPGRLPPAGAGADRPAGERRRPR; from the coding sequence ATGACGGACGCTTCGGCGCGCACCAGCCGGTTCGTCGGCCGCGGCCGGGAGTTGCGGGTGCTCGACGACGTCCTGGCCGCTGCGGCCGGCGGCGAGGGCGGTGCCGTGCTGGTCAGCGGCCGGGCCGGGATCGGCAAGACGGCCCTGTGCCGGGAGACCGCCCGGCGGGCGAGGCAGGCCGGGTTCACCGTGGCGTGGGGCAGCTGCTGGCCGGGCGGCGGCGCCCCGCCGTGGTGGCCCTGGCAGGAGATCCTCGCCGGCCTCGACGAGCCGCGCGGCGCGGCGCTGCTCGCCGCCGGGCCCCACCTGGACCCGGAACGGTTCGCCCGGTTCAGCGCGATCGAGGAGCTGCTCGGCGCGCGGGCCCCGCTGCTGGTCGTGGTCGACGACGTGCACGCGGCCGACGCCGGAACGCTCCTGCTGACCCGCTTCCTGGCCCGCGACGTGGCGCGGCGCCCGATGATGATGCTGCTGGCGCGGCGCGACACCACGCCCGATCCGCTGTCCGGGGTGGCGGACACCCTGATCAGCCTGTCCGGCCTGGATCTGGCCGAGACCGAGGCGCTGCTGCGGACCCGGTGGGCGCGGATCGAGCCGGGCCTGCTGGCCACCGTGCACCGGATCACCGGTGGGCATCCGCTGCACCTGCGCCGGGTGATGGCCGTCGGCGGCGCCGAACCGGCCCGCGGATGCGTGCGCGAGGTCATCGGCGACGCCGTCGACCGGCTCAGCGAACCGGCCCGCGCGCTGCTCAGCACCGCCGCCGTGCTCGGCCCGGCGCCGTCCGTGCCGGAAGCGGCGGCGCTGAGCTGCACCAGCCCGGCGGGCGTACGCGCGGCCCTGCGCGAGGCGGCTGGTGACGGTCTGGTCGAGCACGGGCAGCGCAGCCGGTTCGTGTTCAGCCACGAGGTGGTACGCGAGGTGCTGCTGGCCCGGCTGACCCCGGCGCAGGAACTCGACGCGCACGCCCGGGCCGCCGACCTGCTCGATGGCGCGGCCGTGAGCGGCGCCGACCGGCCGGTCCGGCACGCGCATCACGCGCTGCAGGCCGCCGACCGCTCGGCAGCCGATGCGCGGCGCGCGGTCGCGGCCTGCCGCACGGCCGCCCGGGTCATGCTGGACACCTTCGGGTACGAGTCCGCAGCCGATCTGCTGGCCGCAGCGGTCGCCGTTCCGCAGCCGGCCGAGCCCCGCGCGCCGCTGCTGGTGGAGTACGCCGAGGCGGTGCTGCGCTGCGGCCGGCTCGCCGAGGCCCGCAAGCTGTTCGACGAGGCGGCCCAGGTGGCCGTCGCCGAGCGGGACACGGTGGCGCTGGCCGGCGCCGCGGTCGGCCTCGGCGGAATGTGGATCAACGAGCACCGCAACCGGCTGGACCGGGAACGGGTCGCCGGGCTGCAGCGGCGGGCACTCGCCGAGCTGCCCGCCGAGCAGACCCGGCTGCGCTGCCGGCTTCGGGTACGCCTGACCGCCGAGGCCGTCTACCAGGGCGGCCCGGTGGCGCCGGTGCTGGCCGCGCTGGACGAGGCCCGCCGGCTCGGCGACGGTCCGGTGCTGGCCGAGGCGCTGTCGCTGGCCCATCACGCGCTGCTGACCCCGCGGCACACCGCGGACCGGCTGCCGCTGGCCGAGGAGCTGACCGCGGTCGCCGCGAAGGCCGGCGAGGGGATGCTGGCGCTGCTCGGGCTCTGCTGGCAGGCGGTCGACCTGTTCCATCTCGGCGACCCGCGCGCCGAGCGGGCCCTCGCCGAGCTGCGGCAACGGGCCGACGCGCTGGGCTGCCGCAGCATCCAGCACATGGCGGCGGCCTTGGAGACCATGCTGCTGGTGCGGGCCGGCCGGCTGGCCGACGCGGAGGAGCGGGCGTACGCCTGCTTCGAACTCGGCACCCTGGCCGGCGACGCCGACGCGACCGGGTTCCTCGGCGCCCAGCTGATGTCGATCCGCTGGCTGCAGGGGCGGGAGGCGGAGATGCTGCCGATGGTCGAGGAGATCGTCGGAGCGCAGCGCGGTGGTCGCGGACCGGGTGGGCGTACGCTATCTGGCTCGTCTTTTGACCAGTCCGGGCCGCGCGATCCCGGCGCTGGAGCTGGCCGGAGCGCCGTCCGGCGTGCTGGCCGTGACGACCCGGCAGCCGCTGCTGGACGAGCAGGGCCGGGCCGCCTACCGCCGGCGGGTGCGGGAGCTGACCGGCCGGCTGGAGAGCGCCGACGCCCGCGGTGA
- a CDS encoding ATP-binding protein, whose translation MAFEAPYLFGPAGTSAEASITAIADAVTGTVEVAVAGCWSGRLRGDTYYALRTCLAEHPVALLVDLTALDDPWAGSAPVWLSARSFAASMAPPVTMALCLPATAPLTGRLHGTGTMRAVPVFAGPQQARAALAERRTLHNCVHLVLPARLQAGPLVRETVAQACRDWGFPGLIAVCRLVASELVVNAVEHAGDAPVEVVVSRRDYGIHVAVVDESPELPRLYPDPPRGAASVHDRGLGLRIVHTAALAWGALPSHRGKMVWALLSTRPTRRVSTLGLG comes from the coding sequence ATGGCTTTCGAGGCGCCATATCTTTTCGGACCTGCCGGAACCTCCGCGGAGGCATCGATCACCGCGATCGCCGACGCGGTGACGGGGACGGTCGAGGTCGCGGTGGCCGGCTGCTGGAGCGGGCGGCTGCGCGGCGACACCTACTACGCCCTGCGCACCTGCCTGGCCGAGCACCCGGTCGCCCTGCTCGTGGACCTGACCGCCCTGGACGACCCGTGGGCCGGCAGCGCACCGGTCTGGCTGTCGGCTCGCAGCTTCGCCGCGAGCATGGCACCCCCGGTCACCATGGCGCTGTGCCTGCCCGCGACGGCGCCGCTGACCGGGAGGCTGCACGGGACGGGCACGATGCGCGCCGTACCGGTCTTCGCCGGTCCGCAGCAGGCCCGCGCCGCGCTGGCCGAGCGCCGCACGCTGCACAACTGCGTGCACCTGGTGCTGCCGGCCCGGCTGCAGGCCGGCCCGCTGGTCCGGGAGACGGTCGCCCAGGCCTGCCGGGACTGGGGTTTCCCGGGGCTCATCGCGGTGTGCCGGCTGGTCGCCTCGGAACTGGTCGTCAACGCGGTCGAACACGCCGGTGACGCCCCGGTGGAGGTGGTGGTCTCCCGGCGCGACTACGGCATCCACGTGGCGGTGGTCGACGAGAGCCCCGAACTGCCGCGCCTGTACCCGGACCCGCCCCGGGGCGCCGCGTCGGTGCACGACCGTGGGCTGGGCCTGCGGATCGTGCACACCGCGGCGCTGGCCTGGGGCGCGCTGCCCAGCCACCGCGGCAAGATGGTCTGGGCCCTGTTGAGCACCCGTCCGACCCGCCGGGTGTCGACTCTAGGACTTGGGTGA
- a CDS encoding FAD-dependent oxidoreductase → MIRRTSVVVIGAGQAGLSAAYHLQRRGFASEFVVLDADAQPGGAWQHRWASLRMDTVNGIFDLPGMPRPEVDQHESSSSAIPRYFAAYERAFDLPILRPVRVRRVDDTPGGELLVDTDHGQWLTRALINATGTWTNPVRPQYPGSALFQGRQLHTHDYVDAAEFAGQRVAIVGGGISAVQLLEEISRVATTFWYTRREPVFIDEFRPEHEGRATIAKVIADVEAGRPSSSVVSYTGLGWTDYARAAHERGALVRRPMFTEMTTSGVRETDGTRIELDAVLWATGFRAALAHLEPLHLRGPLGGIPMSGTQVAADPRIHLIGYGPSQSTVGANRAGRAAVAALRRTITPESIHVPDTIGYRTPRPHAPA, encoded by the coding sequence GTGATCCGACGAACGTCAGTGGTGGTGATCGGTGCGGGACAGGCCGGTCTCTCCGCCGCCTACCACCTGCAGCGCCGCGGCTTCGCGTCCGAGTTCGTCGTTCTCGACGCCGATGCGCAGCCGGGCGGGGCCTGGCAGCACCGGTGGGCGTCACTGCGGATGGACACCGTCAACGGCATCTTCGACCTGCCCGGCATGCCCCGGCCCGAGGTCGACCAGCACGAGTCCAGCAGCTCCGCGATCCCGCGGTACTTCGCCGCGTACGAGCGCGCCTTCGACCTGCCGATCCTGCGCCCGGTCCGGGTCCGGCGCGTCGACGACACCCCGGGCGGTGAGCTACTGGTCGACACCGACCACGGGCAGTGGCTGACCCGCGCGCTGATCAACGCGACCGGCACATGGACCAACCCGGTCCGCCCGCAGTACCCCGGGTCCGCGCTATTCCAGGGCCGCCAGCTACACACCCACGACTACGTCGACGCCGCCGAGTTCGCCGGGCAGCGGGTCGCGATCGTCGGCGGCGGCATCTCCGCGGTGCAACTGCTCGAGGAGATCTCCCGGGTCGCGACGACGTTCTGGTACACCCGCCGCGAACCGGTGTTCATCGACGAGTTCCGCCCCGAACACGAGGGCCGCGCCACCATCGCCAAGGTGATCGCCGACGTCGAGGCCGGGCGGCCCAGCAGCAGCGTGGTCTCCTACACCGGGCTCGGCTGGACCGACTACGCCCGCGCCGCGCACGAGCGCGGCGCGCTGGTGCGGCGCCCGATGTTCACCGAGATGACAACCTCGGGGGTACGCGAGACCGACGGCACCCGCATCGAACTGGACGCCGTCCTGTGGGCCACCGGCTTCCGGGCCGCCCTCGCCCACCTCGAACCGCTGCACCTGCGCGGACCGCTCGGCGGCATCCCGATGAGCGGCACCCAGGTCGCCGCCGACCCGCGCATCCACCTGATCGGTTACGGTCCGTCGCAGTCCACCGTCGGCGCCAACCGGGCCGGCCGGGCAGCGGTCGCCGCACTGAGACGAACCATCACGCCCGAATCCATTCACGTTCCGGACACGATCGGTTACCGTACGCCACGCCCGCACGCGCCAGCATGA